In the Diachasmimorpha longicaudata isolate KC_UGA_2023 chromosome 1, iyDiaLong2, whole genome shotgun sequence genome, one interval contains:
- the LOC135163169 gene encoding uncharacterized protein LOC135163169 isoform X2, translated as MDSKTIHEVQKNPNLMKKIIKRCGHFLRELKIATPCDPIILSTAVNICSNLSKLTIDGGNIECRTSRSSKKYLLRKLDLNFERFMKLKYLSLKSVSSSSNVLKSIVMNQKSLTHLSLFYCKMDAESLLLITKLANLEALQLTHSIIDNEWLRKFIENCRKIKHLDISYTESITDSSALDLEKLKNLECLSIQGTRAITDKSLMHLYNLRELNSSRCNSISDPGIINLIRHAPNLMFMNLYGTKITKKTIAEAYTKWLTMGLNKEKFRIAVSVTARWSWMNTGEPFSPLGREETRSESISVFN; from the exons ATGGACTCAAAAACAATTCACGAAGTGCAGAAGAACCCAAATCTAATGAAAAAGATTATCAAACGCTGTGGACACTTCCTGAGAGAATTAAAAATAGCGACACCATGCGACCCTATAATTTTGTCAACAGCAGTTAATATCTGTTCCAACCTGAGCAAATTGACTATAGACGGTGGTAATATAGAGTGCAGAACATCGCGTTCCAGTAAAAAGTATCTTCTTCGTAAATTGGACTTG AATTTCGAGAGGTTCATGAAACTCAAATATTTATCACTGAAAAGTGTCTCGTCAAGCAGTAATGTTTTGAAGTCAATAGTGATGAACCAAAAGTCTTTGACCCATCTGTCTctattttattgtaaaatggATGCTGAAAGTTTGCTGTTAATAACAAAACTAGCCAATTTAGAAGCCCTCCAACTAACACATAGCATCATTGACAACGAATGGTtgcgaaaatttattgaaaactgCCGAAAGATCAAGCACCTCGATATAAGTT ataCGGAGTCCATCACAGATTCCAGTGCATTAGatctcgaaaaattgaaaaatcttgaGTGCTTATCCATCCAAGGCACAAGGGCAATTACTGATAAATCGTTAATGCATTTGTATAATTTAAGAGAATTGAACAGCAGTCGCTGTAATAGTATTTCAGATCCCGGAATAATAAATCTAATAAGACATGCTCCGAATCTCATGTTTATGAATCTGTATGGCacgaaaataacgaaaaaaaccaTTGCAGAGGCTTATACAAAATGGCTGACAATGGgattaaataaagaaaaattcagaatagCGGTCAGTGTAACAGCTCGATGGAGTTGGATGAACACTGGTGAGCCTTTTTCACCTCTTGGCAGGGAGGAAACTCGCTCGGAAAGTATTtctgtttttaattaa
- the LOC135163169 gene encoding F-box/LRR-repeat protein fbxl-1-like isoform X1 yields MRDRLAEGAVGEGLRRVHMINDLPDDCLREIFRRLPIYQRVEIEKVCKRWKRIAKTSWHDLKHLPFLRFSNGSMDSKTIHEVQKNPNLMKKIIKRCGHFLRELKIATPCDPIILSTAVNICSNLSKLTIDGGNIECRTSRSSKKYLLRKLDLNFERFMKLKYLSLKSVSSSSNVLKSIVMNQKSLTHLSLFYCKMDAESLLLITKLANLEALQLTHSIIDNEWLRKFIENCRKIKHLDISYTESITDSSALDLEKLKNLECLSIQGTRAITDKSLMHLYNLRELNSSRCNSISDPGIINLIRHAPNLMFMNLYGTKITKKTIAEAYTKWLTMGLNKEKFRIAVSVTARWSWMNTGEPFSPLGREETRSESISVFN; encoded by the exons atgAGAGACAGGCTGGCAGAGGGGGCTGTGGGGGAGGGCTTGAGGAGGGTTCATATGATTAATGATCTACCTGACGATTgtttgagagaaatttttcggCGATTGCCTATTTATCAGAGAGTTGAAATTGAGAAAG TTTGCAAACGTTGGAAGAGAATAGCGAAAACGTCTTGGCATGATTTGAAACATCTTCCCTTCCTCCGGTTCTCTAACGGCAGCATGGACTCAAAAACAATTCACGAAGTGCAGAAGAACCCAAATCTAATGAAAAAGATTATCAAACGCTGTGGACACTTCCTGAGAGAATTAAAAATAGCGACACCATGCGACCCTATAATTTTGTCAACAGCAGTTAATATCTGTTCCAACCTGAGCAAATTGACTATAGACGGTGGTAATATAGAGTGCAGAACATCGCGTTCCAGTAAAAAGTATCTTCTTCGTAAATTGGACTTG AATTTCGAGAGGTTCATGAAACTCAAATATTTATCACTGAAAAGTGTCTCGTCAAGCAGTAATGTTTTGAAGTCAATAGTGATGAACCAAAAGTCTTTGACCCATCTGTCTctattttattgtaaaatggATGCTGAAAGTTTGCTGTTAATAACAAAACTAGCCAATTTAGAAGCCCTCCAACTAACACATAGCATCATTGACAACGAATGGTtgcgaaaatttattgaaaactgCCGAAAGATCAAGCACCTCGATATAAGTT ataCGGAGTCCATCACAGATTCCAGTGCATTAGatctcgaaaaattgaaaaatcttgaGTGCTTATCCATCCAAGGCACAAGGGCAATTACTGATAAATCGTTAATGCATTTGTATAATTTAAGAGAATTGAACAGCAGTCGCTGTAATAGTATTTCAGATCCCGGAATAATAAATCTAATAAGACATGCTCCGAATCTCATGTTTATGAATCTGTATGGCacgaaaataacgaaaaaaaccaTTGCAGAGGCTTATACAAAATGGCTGACAATGGgattaaataaagaaaaattcagaatagCGGTCAGTGTAACAGCTCGATGGAGTTGGATGAACACTGGTGAGCCTTTTTCACCTCTTGGCAGGGAGGAAACTCGCTCGGAAAGTATTtctgtttttaattaa